The genomic window tgatgatgatgatgatgatgctccttggatgattggcacctacccactcagtgggatcggccaagagtcgggcggatcatatagtctgaaatTTTTAAGCTGCTAATAGACGTTACAAGTGTCAAGAATGAAGGGTTATCTTTTTAATGAATTCCAGTTTTAGATTAGACCGTGatgcataacctcccaaatgaCCAAAATGATTATGTCATTATGCCAATTTAAAAATTATTATCGGTTGATTTAATACACTCATACATGTCAAGCATTATCCTTTCACCTCttcaccgcgaaaaaaaaaaatgtggacaaGAAAAAAGATGCACTTTGCAAAATTTTATTTTAAATGGTTCCGCGAGTGCAATGAGAAAAAACGTTCCAACAGAAATTTAATTTTCAAAGGGTAGAAATGGGTGATCACACACGGCGACATTAGTTGCGAACGTCGTAAACAACACCCCCGATAAATGCCATTCTGGATTTCACTTTTTTAGATATATTTTAGATGATTCTCAAAGGCCAATAATAGTAATTTTTCTTCGCACTACTTTGAATGGAAAAAAATTAATTGCGAAACTTTAAGTAGTTAGGCCTAAGCAGCCTCGCGTTGCGCGAGCTGCTCACCGCCGTTTCCTTTTGTGTGTACACCAGCCGCTGAAGATGACTTCTGCTGCTCACTCTTGGCGTACTGGTAAGGGACACTCTTGGCGACGAAGGTGCGAGTTTTCAATGACACTGAGCAGTTTGCTGTTGTGTAGTTTGCTAAAGAAGATGCATGTCCGCGAAAGCGGACGCAGGTAGCGAAGAGGTTAAAAGGAAGTCTTAAAAGAAAGTCAGCAGGGCACGATAGGACCTGGTTGTGTCGCGAGCAGCACACCCTCTCGGAAGCAAGCAGTCATCAAGAGTCGTGGGCTTTAGTCCTAGTACTCTTATACTTTTTAACTGGCGATGTATACGCCGCGTAAGGAACGTGGGCCAAGATAAGGTGTtcaagtgtttcacaggagccaGCACATCCTCAAAGACTGACAGAGACATCCTACGGAACACTCGGCTGTCTTGCTACTCAGGAACGTCCATAATTCTTGAACATCGCTAGCCTTTGGCACACTTCTTGCATTCACGCATACACCGTCGCTGTGAGAGTGAAATTAAAGTTTGCGTCCTTGGAGCCGAAGTAGTCGATGAGAAAATCTTTCTCCTTCGCGAACAGCGGCTCGTCCTGCGGTAGCTCGTACCAGCAGTAcctgtgaaggaaaaaaaaaaaaacagctaaaaGGGTCTGTCTATCACACACGTTTTTCGTTTAACTGTGATGAGTATTAGAAGATCTTGTGTCACATTGGCGGAAACAAACACTCCTTTATACCATAAACGGTTAATTTATGTCTTTATGTAGCTCTCAAACAGGTGTAAAGATTGCATGTGACGTGTCTTGACAGTAAAAACAGCGCGAACCAGACTACCGCCACCTGACCAGAAAACTGTATCCTCCAGGGATGATGAGGCGTCTTTTGACAAAGATGATGATATGGTGAACATGGTGATGATTTAAACTTTATTCTTCAGACTAAGCGAAATGAGTCTTCGCTTGAGGcacaaaagcaaataaaaaaaagaaacactgccaTGATCTCGTCGGCAGTACGAATATCCCCGGCGATTAGGACAGGTATTTATTGTAAATTATGCTGCAAGCACCAACAATGGCGCACTGTGCCCACCTCTCTCCTTTGTAGAGGTCTCGGTTTCTGAGCTCGAAGTACAGGTCACAACTGCCGACGCTGTGGGTGGAGTTGTCGGCGGAGAAGTCGGTGAACGTGACGCTCACCTGCCCTCCCTGAGGTGCCTGTGGACAGTTTGCATGCGCGCACAAAACGACACAGTGTTAATTCGTACACCCCTGCGGTGCTGTCCGATCGTCCagcatttttcaattttttttccattGAGCTTACTTGATGAAATTATGTGTTGTGTTTtggctatgtttgctcttggggACGCAGAGTGGAGGCAGACAAACGGAATATCACAATGCAACACCGAATATCACAATTTTCCTACTTATAAACCCGTCATTAGGTCCCGTTGATATACATACATATAGTCTCGTATTACCGCGGTTAAGCTGCTTCTGTTGGAGAGGTTGTGGAAATCCTGTGACCTTGACTTCACTTGCAACACAGACAAATATTAAGCAAGATACTCACAGAACTAGCAAAGGAAACCTGACTACATCACTGGTACCCTTCGAGCGCAGCCGGAGAGAGAAATGAACGCAATCATTCAAATTATTACCCTGATCCACCACGTGCAGTGGTAACTCGAAGGTCGCGAAGCAAAGTGAACAGTATTGTTCTCTTGAATCACTTCTCCGCAGATATCTGAAAAGAAAAGAACGTCTTTGAGTCGGGTTATTAATTTTCGAGCTATACAACAACATAGTTTCTCAAGAAACCCAGTTGAAGCGTCAGCCTGAAATGTGTGCCAAAACTCGTGGTCTCCGACAGTAAACAGCTGATATACAGTAAACATCGCTGCAACCTCTCTTTGCATGTATTCCTCGCATCGTCACAGTCAGCAGCGCTGTCTTCGATTCAGTCTACATCGTTACGTCCTTCTCAAAAAGCATGATCGCCACGTATATGGCATGTTTCTCATCATAATTACGAGTGATCATGTTCACGCGAACTCCTTGGCGGCTGATACACTTCCCTCAATTATGAATTTTTTTCACTGCCCACTTCTCGCGGCTCCAGGAATCTCGGATAAGAAGAGGTGCGATATTGTTGTTACCTATACAAACGGACATTTAGCCTTGCAGAAGCTGCCGGCAATTGTTGTGTGCGATCGGAGTGGAGTTCATGTGGAACACCATCCATCTCATTTAGCCCTGCTAGCATGGATGCTAGCAAGGCTAAATAGGAATGGCTCACCATTCACATTCTATACCACTCAGTGTCAGGAATAGATTTTATTAGGAGCAGTGACTCCTCCCTCCTAAAAATCCAACGTGCTTGTGTGCGCATTATTATCTCCATATTTACGCACAGCGCGAAGGAGATACcaagacacaaaaaagaagaaaccaCGAAACACTAGCGCTTATCTCACGACTCATGCTTCATTCATGCAAACCACGCATATGTaaatacagacaaaaaaaaacagatgttttttttttacaaatgtgtgGTTTGCGTTAATAAACCTTGAGTCTTGAATCAGCGCTTGTGCCTTGTCGTTTTACGATAAAGAACTAACTGACTGACCTGTCTTGGCATTGGTTGTCCTGTGCTCGCAGCGATCACCGACTGCGCCTGGCGGGCACACGCAGTTGCACTTGGGTCCCAGGTATCCGCCGTGCTGGCATCGGCTGTTGTTTACGTTAGGACATCTCTCTGCACGTATACACGTAGACACGCGTGACACGGCGGTCACGATGCATTCATATACTGAGGCCACGCTGAGGCATTTAATTCGTCATTTATTCATCAGCCCACAACACGACGGTTTCACGGTTTACAAACACATGCCCTgaacggcttccggttttgtccaTTGACGTAGGGAAGAAAATCCTTGGCGAatagcccgcagattttcaacacttttctccctatGTTTCGCTAAATAGTCCAAATAAGTATTTTCCAAGCTCTACACAATAAGATGTACCCTTGAAttttaagcgccttccttttatttGGAAACGCAAGGAGAGGCTTTCCTTACTCTGACACAACATAAAcacacgctttccgcttcggtgttatAGACTGATAAAAGAAGTGACCAGGAGTTTCTCGGGGTGGAGCGCTTGCAGCTATTATCGAATTCTTGAAACAATCTTGATTTCTTTTCCCTCGCACATTCTCTTTTTAGTCAGCTATATTTATATAAGATCCCGCAGGGGCGTCCGCGTGAGCGGGCGTTTGGTGAGTAgcgtcaccacggacccgagctaagggGAGGGTGGGAGGGAGGGTGTTGACTCCTTCCGACGCCTCACCGTGCGTGCCTTAGCCGTGGCCGGGGACAAGGGGATCCTGAGGTCTAAGTCGCCGACGCCGAGTGATTGGAACTTAATGTGtatcaaggctttcgccttaaacctACATCCATAACGTTGTCTCTCTGGAAAAAGAGCCACATAAGAAGCCATTTGAAGTATGTATATGCTTATTGCATTGTTTAACGAAAGCAGGTAATGAATAGGTGTGCCTCGGACCTACCGTTGCAATTGTAGAGCTGGTTGATCTTCTTGTATTCGAGGAAAGAGGCGCGTTCTGTCGACGTCGTTCGGTACAGGTAGAAGGGGTCCGACGGATAAACAGCTCTTCGGTCTTGTAGCATGAAGTCGACGTCGCCCTCTACGCTCTGCATGGTGGGGCCGAGAAAGAACCATAATGTCATCAGTTTTCCGCGTGGGTATAA from Rhipicephalus sanguineus isolate Rsan-2018 unplaced genomic scaffold, BIME_Rsan_1.4 Seq6339, whole genome shotgun sequence includes these protein-coding regions:
- the LOC119377958 gene encoding zinc metalloproteinase nas-27 (The sequence of the model RefSeq protein was modified relative to this genomic sequence to represent the inferred CDS: added 345 bases not found in genome assembly), with amino-acid sequence MTENTGDTDHVRFVQSRWAYSYLGKQGGAQKLGIPSKFFPDTRYVHLLGHTLGLRHTHADSDRDTLYHVAWDTVPERYRYNFDHESPSYGSRTKIAPLESEFEFDWSSVMADESESVEGDVDFMLQDRRAVYPSDPFYLYRTTSTERASFLEYKKINQLYNCNERCPNVNNSRCQHGGYLGPKCNCVCPPGAVGDRCEHRTTNAKTDICGEVIQENNTVHFASRPSSYHCTWWIRAPQGGQVSVTFTDFSADNSTHSVGSCDLYFELRNRDLYKGERYCWYELPQDEPLFAKEKDFLIDYFGSKDANFNFTLTATVYA